The sequence CGGTCCGTCTAATATATTCTTATTAATCTGGAATGCTCCATCCAGATTATGGCATTGAAAGTAACTATTTTGTTGCTCTTTCTGAACACCAGTTTCTCTGATTTTCTCTACAACCGGGTAAAAAGGTAGTTTCAACTTCTCCGCTAAACGTTTTGCGAAATCGGGAATCAGCTCAGGGTGTTTGGTAGATGGTACACATGTAACCCAGGTAGGGTAAAATGTTAGCTCCCATCGTTGAGTGATCATCTCCACAATAGCGTCTACTAATTCTTCTCTAAAATGGCCATTGTGCTTATCGGCGGCTACAATTTTCCCCCAACCAGCATCCTCCCATCTCGACAACACTTTTCCGACCTCTGCTAATAAATGCGTTGGTAAGTTCCCTCTCCATCCATAAGTAGGTAAAGCGCCGACAGCAATTTGCTTACGAGGTTTAATATCAAATTCTGAATGTTTTAAAAATAACGAAGCTGTTATAATATTTTCATGGGATGCTGTTTCCGGGAAAATTGCCTTTCCCAGGCATCTGCTACATTTACCACAACGTTTGATAACAGTATCATCCAATGACGTTTGTAAATAATTCATTAAACAATCCCCATAATCTATATAGCGTTCTACCTCATTCCACTCTTTTCTTTTCTGTAAGGTAAGTCTGGCAATTTTTTCCTTATCCAATTTATATGGCGCAGGCGTTCTAAACCATTTCGTTCCGGTTTTAATAACAGGAGAAGGAACTTCAACATTAACATATTTCAATACCTGCTCTATTTGTCCTTTACTTAAGTTAATTCTACCAAATAAATCATTAACTGATAATCCATTATTTTTAGCAATCTCATCTAATATCAGATTTATCCGATCCTCAGCAGGAAAAGCTGAAGCCATAAAATGTTCATGAATTTCGTTATCCTCTTCTCCTGAAAGTAAAATACCATAGGCCTTCTTAATCGCCCTTCCTGCTCTACCAACCTGTTGATAATAAGAAATTATTGATCCCGGAGCCTGGTAATGAATAACAAATCCCAGATCTGGCTTATCATACCCCATTCCAAGTGCAGTGGTGGCAACTAAAACCTTAATTTCACTACTATACAACAAATCTTCAAGATGTTGCCTATATGCATCGGAATCCTCAAAACCATCATTTTCAACACCAGAAAAATATGCAGCAGTTTCAATACCAGCTTCATTTAGAAACTCTGATACCTGCATAGCATCTCGCTTAGTAAGCGTATATATTATCCCACTACCATCCAGAGTGGGAATATTTTCCTTCAACCAGGCAAGCCTTACGGCCTGGTCTTTCATTTTAATATTTTGAAGTACAAGGCTTTCTCTTACTAACGATCCTCTGATAATGTTAATACCTCCTAACTGAGAAACGATATCCTGAACAACCCTATTATTTGCAGTAGCAGTCGTTGCCAGGATGGGTAAGCCGACAGGCATTAATTGTAAAATACTGGTAATCCTCCTGTAATCAGTCCTAAAGTCATGCCCCCAGTCAGAGATACAATGGGCTTCATCTACTACGAACAAACCTACCCGGCTTGCAACCTCAGTCAGAAAATTCTCTACAAAGCCCTCATTAGCCAGCCTTTCAGGAGAGATCAACAATGCATCAACATCATCACTTAAAACCTGACGCTTAATATTATCCCAATCATTAGGATTAGTGGAATTTATCGTTACTGCTTTAATTCCTAATCTTGCTGCAGACTCGATTTGATTACGCATTAAAGCAAGTAATGGAGAAATAATTATTGTTGGCCCTTTACCCTGATCTCTGAGTATCCGGGTGCTTATAAAATAAACCGAACTTTTTCCCCACCCGGTTCTTTCTACTATAAGCAGTTTATTACCATGATTAACTAACAGGTCAATTGCCTCCCATTGGTTGTTTCTAAATTCCGCAGTAGGATCACCCAAAGAGGTTCTCAATAATTGTAGGGATGAAAGTTTATTCATATGTGGAGTATAAAACAATTACAATTCTAATTATCCAAATATACTTATTTAGATAACCAAACCCAACAAGACCAGATACATAGCTAAGAGCGTTAAAACAAACATTAAAACAAAAAGGAGATCAGTTTCCTGATCTCCTTTTTCCGGTATTTTGTCGGGGCGGCAAGATTCGAACTTGCGACCTCCTGCTCCCAAAGCAGGCGCGATAACCGGACTACGCTACGCCCCGTGATCCCTTTTTTCCCTTTCCTCACTACCATTCTTCGTCGTTGGGGATGCAAAGATAGGATTTGTTCAATTCATTCCAAATATTTTTTAAAAAATCTTGTGAAAAACTTTCCGCCACCTATTTTTCACCCCCATTTTTCCCGGGTTTTCTATACTGTTTGTTCGAATCTCCTATACTCATTCTATACTCTTTGTATACTCGTTCTATACTCTTTCTATACTCGTTCTTCGCTGCTAGTTCGCCGCTAGTTCGCTGCTTCTTCGATTAAAACCTTTCCCCAATTTTTTATATTTTTACCCCAATCCTGTGAAAAAATGAATGCCAAACTATTCCTCCGCCACCTATTCCTATTCACCTGTCTCCTGACAGCCACCTTCACCTTTGGTCAAAAACCGGAAGCCATCCGCCTTACCCAAAGAGAAATCCGCTTCGACAATAACTGGCTCTTCCAAAAGGACTCCCTAAAAAAGACCGTCCAGCTGCCTCACGACTGGAGCATCGAAGACCTCCCTAATCAAAACGACTCCACCATCATAGGGCCTTTCTACAAATACAGCCCCAATAAGGAACAAGGCGCCTACACCGTAGGCGGCACCGCCTGGTACAGGAAATCTTTTACCCTTCCAGAACTAAATGACCACCTGCTCCACATCCGCTTCGACGGCGTTTACATGAACAGCGACGTATGGATCAATGGCCACCTCCTCGGCAATCACCATTATGGCTATACTCCCTTTACCTACGACCTGACTCCCTACCTCTCCCCAGCAGGAAAAGTCAATACCATCGAGGTAAAAGTTAAAAACGAAGGACTCAACTCCCGCTGGTACACAGGCTCAGGCATCTACCGCCATGTATACCTGGTCAATTTGCCAGCGCAACACCTGGACGTGGAAAACATCGCTATCACCACAAAACAAGATGCGATCGAGGACATAAAAAACACAATTCAAGATTCCAATTCCTCTATCCAGACTGCAAAAACCACGGTTCAAAATACCACTACTTCTTCCTACTCCACAAAGACTACAGGTCAAGACGCCAACCTTATTTTCCCCACCACCGATCCTACCTTCCAAGCCAGCATCCACGTCAATACCACCCTCCCCGAAGGTACCCACCTTCACCTCCGCCTCCTCGACACCACCAACACCGTCGTAGCGGAGTCAAATACAAACACCATCACCATCAACAATCCACAACTTTGGTCACCAGACCGCCCTTATCGCTATAAAACCGAAATAACCCTCCAAAAAGACAATATTACCCTCGATAAAGTAATTATTCCAACCGGCATAAGAGAAGTCAAAATTGACCCTAAAATCGGCCTTTTAATCAATGGTACCCGCACCCTCCTCAGAGGTGCCAACATCCACCACGACAATGGCCTCCTCGGTGCCGCCGCCTTTGATCGTGCCGAAGAAAGGAAAATCGTGCTGTTGAAAGAAAATGGTTTCAACGCCATCCGTACCAGCCATAATCCGCCCTCTCCCAAATTCCTGGAAGTTTGTGACAGCCTCGGTATGCTCGTCATCGACGAAGCCTTCGATACCTGGGAAGATGAAAAAACACCTTCCGACTACTCCCGTTACTTCCGCGATTATCATACTAAAGACCTCGAATCCATGATTCGTCGCGACCGAAACCACCCCTCCATCATTATGTGGAGCATTGGTAATGAAATCTCTGAAAGAGCAGAGTTCAGAGGCATCCTTCTTACCAAAGAACTCAGCGCTACCATCAAATCACTCGATACTACCCGTCTCATTACCGCCGCTTTCAACAATTTTGGCCGTGGGTCCCTCAAATGGGAAGACGCAGATGCGCCCCTCGCTCTCCTGGATGTGGCTGGATACAACTACCTGTGGGGCAATTATTACCTCGATAAAAAGAGAGTACCCAACCGTATCATGGTGGGCACTGAAAGCACCGTTCAGGATTTACAAAATGCCTGGAATCATGTAGAAGGGCTAAACTGGATCATCGGTGACTTTGCCTGGGCTGGCATGGATTACCTTGGAGAAGCCGGTATCGGACACACCATTCACAGTGATAAGGACAGCGCACGCCTCACC is a genomic window of Chitinophaga sp. LS1 containing:
- a CDS encoding RecQ family ATP-dependent DNA helicase is translated as MNKLSSLQLLRTSLGDPTAEFRNNQWEAIDLLVNHGNKLLIVERTGWGKSSVYFISTRILRDQGKGPTIIISPLLALMRNQIESAARLGIKAVTINSTNPNDWDNIKRQVLSDDVDALLISPERLANEGFVENFLTEVASRVGLFVVDEAHCISDWGHDFRTDYRRITSILQLMPVGLPILATTATANNRVVQDIVSQLGGINIIRGSLVRESLVLQNIKMKDQAVRLAWLKENIPTLDGSGIIYTLTKRDAMQVSEFLNEAGIETAAYFSGVENDGFEDSDAYRQHLEDLLYSSEIKVLVATTALGMGYDKPDLGFVIHYQAPGSIISYYQQVGRAGRAIKKAYGILLSGEEDNEIHEHFMASAFPAEDRINLILDEIAKNNGLSVNDLFGRINLSKGQIEQVLKYVNVEVPSPVIKTGTKWFRTPAPYKLDKEKIARLTLQKRKEWNEVERYIDYGDCLMNYLQTSLDDTVIKRCGKCSRCLGKAIFPETASHENIITASLFLKHSEFDIKPRKQIAVGALPTYGWRGNLPTHLLAEVGKVLSRWEDAGWGKIVAADKHNGHFREELVDAIVEMITQRWELTFYPTWVTCVPSTKHPELIPDFAKRLAEKLKLPFYPVVEKIRETGVQKEQQNSYFQCHNLDGAFQINKNILDGPVFLIDDAIDSGWTFTIIAALLRNAGSGPVYPLALTSTTVS
- a CDS encoding glycoside hydrolase family 2 TIM barrel-domain containing protein, yielding MNAKLFLRHLFLFTCLLTATFTFGQKPEAIRLTQREIRFDNNWLFQKDSLKKTVQLPHDWSIEDLPNQNDSTIIGPFYKYSPNKEQGAYTVGGTAWYRKSFTLPELNDHLLHIRFDGVYMNSDVWINGHLLGNHHYGYTPFTYDLTPYLSPAGKVNTIEVKVKNEGLNSRWYTGSGIYRHVYLVNLPAQHLDVENIAITTKQDAIEDIKNTIQDSNSSIQTAKTTVQNTTTSSYSTKTTGQDANLIFPTTDPTFQASIHVNTTLPEGTHLHLRLLDTTNTVVAESNTNTITINNPQLWSPDRPYRYKTEITLQKDNITLDKVIIPTGIREVKIDPKIGLLINGTRTLLRGANIHHDNGLLGAAAFDRAEERKIVLLKENGFNAIRTSHNPPSPKFLEVCDSLGMLVIDEAFDTWEDEKTPSDYSRYFRDYHTKDLESMIRRDRNHPSIIMWSIGNEISERAEFRGILLTKELSATIKSLDTTRLITAAFNNFGRGSLKWEDADAPLALLDVAGYNYLWGNYYLDKKRVPNRIMVGTESTVQDLQNAWNHVEGLNWIIGDFAWAGMDYLGEAGIGHTIHSDKDSARLTWPWFNAWCGDLDITGEKKPQSYYRDVVWRRSPIEILVHSPDTTNEKTSFWGWPDELPRWSYPKHLRKPLKVRVFTRAKYVKFEQNGEVLATKETATDLTATFDVLVKPGTIVANALDRNKKPIGVRYLVSTSEPAAIALHADTTTIQADAESLSYVNVAVMDAEGNVVPYADLKLNIRISGPAVLAGAGSGCPNRMASFQQPTLTTFRGKGLIILRNTGHAGKIKVEVTGDKLKTGYITVRVK